GACCGCGTCGGCGTCGACCGAGGTCGCCCAGGCGGTGAGCACCTCACGCGCAGTCAGATACAGATCAGATGAGTTGAGAGAGTCGGCCCACAGGTAGCGGATGATCGGCGAGTAGTGCGGGTCCTGGTCCATGTGCAGGAATGCCGGCCAGGTCCGGCCGCCCGCCTCGCCCGACCCGGCGTTGGGACGTCGCCGCGCGACGAGGTCGGCCGCCGCGAAGAGGAAGACCATACGGCCCGTCGTACGCAGCAGTCGCTTGCGCCCGCTGACCCACTCACCGAGCAGTCGGAAGACTCGCGCGGTCGCCTCGCCGTAGTCGTCCGCGATCAACTCGGTCAGGCTGCGTGCGACCGCGATCGCCACGTGCAGCCGATCGACCGTGGCCAGCCGGGTCAGTGCTTTGATCGCCTCGTCGAGTCGGGTTGTGCCGTACGGGGCCCCGTATGCGCGGGCCGCGGTGACTTGAAGCGACTCTCTACTGTCGATCTGGGACCACTCATCGAGCGTTGCTTTGATCGGTGCGGCGAAGCGGGTGTCCGTGCCCAGCGTCTGCAGCGCGACGGCGGCAGCATCCTGCTGGTTGATGTTGCCCGATTCGGCCCATGGAGTGATCACCGTGTCGTTGATGTGGTCGTAGGAGCCCTTGGCGAGGGCGCCCACGGTCACTCCGGCCTTGATGCGGACGTCCTCGAGCCCGCTACTACCGAGTTCGCGCAGCCACCGCGTCACTGCGCCGCGCTCCGCGTCATACTGCTGCCATACATGGGCGAGCAGGCGCCGCGGCAGATCGCGGTTGATGTAGCGGACGATCAGGTCGCGCTTCCCCTCCGGGTCGGTGGTGCGCTCGTCCGGTACCTGGATCGCCCGAAGCTGCTGGAGACGCAAGCTGTTCCGACCGCTGAAGGGGCTGTCCTGCCCACGCTGTTGATCGCGCGCCTCCGCGGTCTCCGGAGCGAGCAGTCGCTCGAGCCGGATACCGGCGCTCGTCACCTTCTCGTTCGGAAGACCGTTGAGCACGGCCAATGCGATCGCATAGCACTGATTCTGGCCTCGAGTGCCGGCCAAGCCCTCGAACCAGCGCTCGAGATCGTCGGCCTGGCCCGCCCGAAGGCCGAGCTCTGCGTTTGCCGCCATCGATTCCGGGTCCGCCGACGCGTCCTTGAGCAGACTCGCGAGCAGTGCCGCCTCGGCGAGCGGCCGCTCGGGCCCGGAGTGCGCCCTGATGAGCGCCGCCACGTCCTGCCGCTGGAGCAGCGCGTGCGCGCTCGTCTGCATCGAAGCCGAGAACCGGTAGCGGAACTGGGCGGCCACCACCGCCTGGGGATCGGGCCGCGGACCGAACGGCGCGAGGTACGAGTTCACGCTCGGGCATCCCCAGACGACCGTGGGGGCCGCCGCGACGACCATCTTCTGGCCGTTGGTGATCAGCATGTCGAGCAGGCGCCGAAGCGCGAACTCATCGAGGCGGCCCGCCGCTCGCGCGGTGATGTCGGGCAGAACGATCCCGCACGCCTTCGGCAGCGGTTGGGCGGCCAGCGTCGCGAAGTCGGTGTCGGGATGCAGCACGTGGATCGCCTGCCGCCCGGTCGCCGAGCACAACAGGTGGACCGCGGCGGCGGTACGGCCCGACCCCGGGCTTCCGCTGATCACCGTGAGCGGCCGGCCGACGGCGAAGGACTCCAGCTTCGCGTAGTCCCGTGGGGCCACGAAGGCGTTCGCCTCGTCGAGCTGCTCGGCTGATAGCCGGACCTCCAGAAGAACGCTGCCGTCCACCGCACCGTAGAAGACGTTCGTGACGTTCTTGTCTCCCATGACGGCGTCCTGGAGCGAACCGCCTAAGAGCTGGCGCTCAGCGGACCGGTGCTGGCTGAGGCTTCTCGAGCTGCGGTTCGGGTTGCTCGCCGCAGAGGTGGCGAACCCGTTGCGCATGCTCGCCGCGTCCGCCTCGGTGGTGGGCTGCCCCGGTGCGCCGTCCGGCTCGGCCGGTGCACCGGGCTGAGGCTCGGACGCCTTCGCGTTCGGCGTTTCCTCGCTCATCGACTTACACCTCCTGATCCGGGCTCGCTGGAGTTCACTGTCTTCGGGCCGTTGACGAGGTCGTTGAAGTGAGAGCCGTAGATCTGGGTGCTGTAGGTCGGCTGCCCCGCCGTCGCACCGTCCGGTCCCGTGGGGGCCGTGCGCGTGGCGACGATCGCGGGATCCTGCGGCTGAGCGGGGGCGACGTAGGGCGGCAGGCCGGGAGGCGAGCTCAACCCGGGAACGTGAACCCAGGCTGTTTCCCGCATTTCCTTCACGGCGAGCAGCAACGGCGCGTACGAATCCGCATCGACGCCGTCGTGACCCTGCCGGATCACCCCCCGGTACCACGTATCCGAGACGATCACCGCCACCGTCGAGCGCGCGGCGGCGGTCAGCACCTCGCGCAGCGGCTGGGCGTCGACCATGCGACACGCGATGTTCAGGTCGCTGCCGAATACACCGAACTCGTCGTCGTTGACCTCGCCGCCGTGCAACGAGACACGCAGCCGCATCTCCTCGACGGGAGTCTCGGCCAGTGTGCGCATGACCAGGGCTCGGTGCAGCTGCCATGTCATCGCGCGGGTGACGACCGCCTTGGGGACGGACGGCGGAACGAACATGATCGCCCCGTCCCCGGTCTCCTTCACGTGCACGCAGGACCAATCGACGTGCAGCGCGCGGAAGGCGCCCGAAAGCGCGGCGTGCAGGTCCCGGCGCAGCGCGCGTTGCGCCGCGTCGTTCCTCGAGCCGAAGCGTTCGATGTCGGCGACGGCAATCGCCGAGTACAACGCTGGTGCGTTCATGCAACTCTCGCCTTTCCGGAGGTTTCAAGCACGTATATTTACATCACGCTATATCAACAATTTTAATAGGGGAAGCCGGTCGGTGGCGGCCCACGGCCGCTAACCCAAGAGCAGTCCGACGACCGCGAACGCGGCGCCGAATCCCAGGAGCGCCATGCCGATCCGCACGTAGCGGAACTTGGTCATCGCGATTCGGCCCAGCACTTCCGCCTGGGCGCGCAGCCATCGTTCAGGGTCGGCGTTCGCCGTACTCAGTACGCTGCTCAACGTGGCGGAGTCGTGCTTGCCGGGGAACTGGTGCAGCCACACGGCGTCCTCGGGCGAGCCCGCGAAGCGCGGGAAGATCGCGGCGCCCAGTGCCGCGATTCCGGCGACCCAGCACACGCCCGCACCGATGAGCAGGGTGAGCCCCGCGGCGCCGGGGTGTGCCGTGCCGAGGCCCTGAGCGGCGAAGATCAGGATCGCGGTCGCCGTCGCGGCGAGTGCGCTCGCCTTCCCGTCAGCGCGCTCGATGGCGTGCTCGGCCTGCGCGGCCAGATGCGCGACCACCGACGGCTGCTGCCGAACCGGGGCCTGCTCACCGGTGGCGCGCGCTTTTTGAGCGCGCGACAAGAGAACACTCCTCATGCATCCCTCCCTCTCCGACGCGGACCACCACCGCGCGAAGCCGACCCGATCCCACGCACGGACGTCCGCGGAATCCCTATCTTCCGTATCAGCGCCGGGCGACGCTGTAGCCGATTACACAAAGCCGCCACCACGGCTCGGCGTCGACGGTCGGCTGCCGTATGCGCCGAAGAGCGGTCACAAATCGGCTATGGCACGCAGCGCCCGCACGTCCGCGACGACCACCCGGCGGTCCACGGACCGCACGATGCCTCGTTCGCGAAGGGCCGCCAGGTTCTTGGCGACCGCCTCTCTGCTCGCCCCGATGGCCGCGGCCATCTCCTGCTGGGTCAATCGCGCGACGGCCTCGGCCGGCCGGTCGGTCCCGGCCAGGTCGAGCAGCAGCCGGGCCAATCGCCGCAGGACGGGAAGCGTAGCCATGTCCTGGCTGAGGAAGTCGGCGGAACGCAGACGTGCGGTGAGCAGACGGGTGACCGCCGCGGCGGCACGCGGATGCCGTTCGAGATACCCGCGGAAGTCCGGTGCATTGATGACACGCGCCTCGACCGGGGTCAGGGCGGTCACCGTCGCCGTGCGCGGACCGCCGTCGAGTGCAGCAATCTCGCCGATCAGATCCTTCGGACCGAGCAGCCCGAAGATGACCGAGCGGCCGTTGTCCGCCTCGCCCCGCACGACGGTCCACCCACTGATAACGGCCACTACATGAGTGCTCGCATATCCCTGTTTGAGTATGCGCTCATCCGCGGAGAAAGTGTGAGGGTACCCTAGCCTTAGTAGAGTACGAAGGTCTTCACTTTCGAGGGCCGACAACAGCGGCTCGTCGCTGAAGATCGCCAATCACCCTCCCTCCTCCGCTTTGAGTCCCCTCAGTATGCGGTAGGCCCAGGAAGGCCTCTACCAGCTTAATCGCTTCGAGACCTGCGCGTAAGCGGGCCTTGCTCCGATGCGGCTCGCGGCACTGCATACGTCTCACCGTCAACGGGAGTGTGAGAACGTCTCATTCTGCACCCCTACTTTCCTCATATATCCGTCGGCAGAGATCTGCGTCCAGGCTCCCGCGCAGCCCCTCCCAAAGAGCGGCCGCCGCTCCTCATGCCTGCATCGCTTAGCGCGTCCCGTTCGTCCCGACCGGGATCACCGAGCAAGCCGACGGCCCGAAGAGATGAGATGAAGTCAGAGGTCTGCAAGAGGCTGGGCACGAACATGTGCCGGGCAAGCTTGGACTCCGACTCCGTGCAGGGGCCGACCGCCTGGGACGGCCATCCGTCGGAAGAGGGAGAAAACGCCGGGCAAGGCGACTATGACAGGGCGTCAGATTAAGGTCGATCGTGGCGAAGTGCTCACGATCTGCCCGTTTCTCACGGGGAACGTCGGAGGGACGTGCAGCTCGTCACGCTGCGCGCCGTCGCGTTCATGGATGTCCGCCACGCGGTTATTCCGCCGGGCGGACCGCGATCGCCGATCAACACCTCAATCAGCTACCGCCCGCACGCAGCCCTCCGATCCGTTCCGGCACCGCAGGGTCAGGCGGCGCGCTCAAATGCCTTCGATCACGCAGGCTCGCAGACACAGAGTTGAAGGGGCGCATCCCCGGCAAAGGGTCGCCCGGACCAGTCGCCGAAGCGTTCGACGAGCCGAAGGCCGCCGAGCGAGAGGAGCAGCGGCAGCTCTTGCGGGAAGATGCTCCTGATCTCAAGCGGTGTGACGAGGAAGTCGGGGTCGGAGACAGTCGAGAAGTGCCACATCCCGCGGTTAACCTGCGTGGCCGCATCGTAGACCTCGGCGACATCGACGCTCACGGTGCCACGATCGGGATCCACGAACGACAACGACTCTCGGGTGCGCCGCACGCCGTCGGCTTCGGCGAGCATCCGCACGCTTGGGTTGAAGACATCGAAGGCGAACCGTGCTCCAGGTGCCAGGTGCTCGCGAACCGAGCGGAAGCAGCTCACCAGATCCGTAGCCTCATACAGATGCAGCAGCGCGTTGGAGGCGATGAAGACGAAGTCGAACGTGCGCCCCAGGTCGAAGGCCCGCATGTCGCCGTGCACCCATTCCACCGCCACCGACACACCGCGCTCGTTCGCCTTGCGCTCAGCCTCAGCCAGCATGTCCGACGAGAAGTCCAGGCCGACGCACGGATGCCCGTCGGACGCGATGGGGATCAACTTCTGCCCGGTGCCGCAACCGAGCTCCAGCACGCGCCCGCCTTGGCGCTTGGCCTCCGCCAGGTAGAAGTCGACTGACGGCCCGCCGCCCGGGAACATCAGGTCGTACAGCCTCGCCTGCGAGTAAAACGCCTCACTCATGAAGGGCCTCATCCTTTCGCCGATACCGCAAAACCCCGGATGTACACGTAGCCGCGCCCCGCCATCCGCCAAAAGCTCACACGCCTTATCGATTTGATCGGCGGCCCGCCGAGCCCTGCCCGGGCGCTGAGAGTGTGCCGGGACTGGGGACCGAGGCGTTGATGAGCCGACGGTCGGCGTGTAGTGCTCGGGATGGACAGCACGCAACGCCGGCGGGAGCTGCCCCACGTTCCCAGCACATAGAGCCGATCCTCAGGCGATACATGGCGAGCCTCAATCGCCGAAGCGACGTCGGGAACCGCCGTGGGACGCCCGCAGATCCCACCCGTAGATGTGCAGGCCGCCGGCGACCTGCACATCCATCGCGATCAGTCCGTCCAGGGGCGCTTCCAGCACGTCGGCCAAGTCGTCTTCTACGGCCATAGACATACTCTAGGGAAACCGCGCGCCGGACGTTGTCACCGGCCCCTCGATCGCGAACGCCGACAGTCGGACCGACGTCACGCAACCGGGTCAGAACCTTGAATCTCCCTGGTCCGCGCTCTGTTCGGAGGCCAGTCGCGCTCAGCCCATCTCCTGGCCGCGAGACGTAGTCAGCGTCGTCGACCGCGCATCTCTCGCGGGCTGCATTCCGTTGGGCTCGTTGTCCCGATCGGTGTGCAGCGCCAGCCAGTAGATGCCGCACGCAGCGAGGCCGAGCACGAGAAGGGACGGGCCAACGGCGTACGCACCGACTGCTCCGATGAGCAGCCCGATGCCTGCCGGCAGCACGGCGCCTCCGATCGCGGAGCCCGCGACCTGCAGGCCGACCGTCGTAGCCATGGCTTCGGCGCGATCGCGGTCACCGGCGGTGAGCATGAGCAGAGGAAAGACCGGCGCGGTCGCAAGTCCCAAGAGCATCATCCCGGCGACCGCGACCGGCGCCGGGGCGGGCAGAGCGGTCAGCAGCGCGCCCAGCGGTACGGCGGTGACGGCTCCCGCCAAGACCCGGGAGGAGCCGAGCCGGTCGGCGAGCGGACCGAGCAGCATCCGACCGGCGAACATCATCGCCCAGTATGCGGAGACGGCGATACCCGCCGCCGTCTGCGGCAGGCCGCGCCCGGCGGTGAGGAACACATATCCCCACACGCCCGCGCCCGACTCGATCCCGTCTTCCACGGCCATGAAAGCCACCCCGGCCACCAGGGCTCGCGACCAGCGCGCCGTCTGCCCCACAGCACCCGCCGAGGGCGATGTATCAGGGAGCGGCGGAGTCGCCGCGCTCGAGAGTGCGGGGCGATCCCACGAGCGATGTGTGAACGCGAGCAGGACACCCACCAGCGCGATGACGCCCGCCATGAACCCAAGCGAGACGCGCCAATTCAAGCCGCCCGTCAGCAGCACGGTGACGATCAACGGCCCGGCGGTGGCGCCCAGTCCGTAGCCGGCGTGCATCCAGGTGATGTTCCGGGCACTGAAATGCCCGGCCGCGTACACGTTGAGCGCAGTGTCGATCATTCCGAAGCCCAGCCCGAAGACCGCCACGCCAAGGGCCATCACCCAAAGCGCGGGAGCCACGGACTCCAGGGCCAAGGCTGCACTGATCGTCATGGTGCCGAGAACCAGGAGCGGCCCCATCGACATCCGGGCCGACAGACGCCCGGTAGCGGCGCTGGACAGGGCTGAAGCAGCAACGCCGGCAGCGAGCAGGACCCCGAGTGCTCCCGTCGGCTGGTGGAGGCTGACGCGCATCGACGGCCACAACTGTCCCAGGGTCGACCCG
This genomic window from Actinospica robiniae DSM 44927 contains:
- a CDS encoding MFS transporter, yielding MSCFILSCLVYLSTALPGSTLGQLWPSMRVSLHQPTGALGVLLAAGVAASALSSAATGRLSARMSMGPLLVLGTMTISAALALESVAPALWVMALGVAVFGLGFGMIDTALNVYAAGHFSARNITWMHAGYGLGATAGPLIVTVLLTGGLNWRVSLGFMAGVIALVGVLLAFTHRSWDRPALSSAATPPLPDTSPSAGAVGQTARWSRALVAGVAFMAVEDGIESGAGVWGYVFLTAGRGLPQTAAGIAVSAYWAMMFAGRMLLGPLADRLGSSRVLAGAVTAVPLGALLTALPAPAPVAVAGMMLLGLATAPVFPLLMLTAGDRDRAEAMATTVGLQVAGSAIGGAVLPAGIGLLIGAVGAYAVGPSLLVLGLAACGIYWLALHTDRDNEPNGMQPARDARSTTLTTSRGQEMG
- a CDS encoding Pycsar system effector family protein, coding for MSRAQKARATGEQAPVRQQPSVVAHLAAQAEHAIERADGKASALAATATAILIFAAQGLGTAHPGAAGLTLLIGAGVCWVAGIAALGAAIFPRFAGSPEDAVWLHQFPGKHDSATLSSVLSTANADPERWLRAQAEVLGRIAMTKFRYVRIGMALLGFGAAFAVVGLLLG
- a CDS encoding Crp/Fnr family transcriptional regulator, which encodes MAIFSDEPLLSALESEDLRTLLRLGYPHTFSADERILKQGYASTHVVAVISGWTVVRGEADNGRSVIFGLLGPKDLIGEIAALDGGPRTATVTALTPVEARVINAPDFRGYLERHPRAAAAVTRLLTARLRSADFLSQDMATLPVLRRLARLLLDLAGTDRPAEAVARLTQQEMAAAIGASREAVAKNLAALRERGIVRSVDRRVVVADVRALRAIADL
- a CDS encoding class I SAM-dependent methyltransferase, whose product is MSEAFYSQARLYDLMFPGGGPSVDFYLAEAKRQGGRVLELGCGTGQKLIPIASDGHPCVGLDFSSDMLAEAERKANERGVSVAVEWVHGDMRAFDLGRTFDFVFIASNALLHLYEATDLVSCFRSVREHLAPGARFAFDVFNPSVRMLAEADGVRRTRESLSFVDPDRGTVSVDVAEVYDAATQVNRGMWHFSTVSDPDFLVTPLEIRSIFPQELPLLLSLGGLRLVERFGDWSGRPFAGDAPLQLCVCEPA